In Besnoitia besnoiti strain Bb-Ger1 chromosome I, whole genome shotgun sequence, the genomic window TCGGTTGCAGCCTACCGGGACAGGTGACCGAACAGTTGCTCACCGGTTAAGACTATGCCATTGACTCTATTGGGCGGGTGAGCGAACACTCTCTATGCACAAGGGACACGCTCATAGCCACTGCGCAGACTCGATTCAAAACACTGGTCCCGTGGGGAATtggtctgccgcctccatAGTAAGGCTGCGTCAGCTATGCGGTGTCAGGCGCATGAGTGGTTGGAATGCGAACGCGACAACCCTGGCACCCTCCCAAAAAGTATTTGCTTTATGTTAGACGCAAGAGACAAGTTGGTTCGTTCACGCTGGCAGGATCGTCGATAGTCTCCCCGTGAAAAACGAGAGTTGGCCCAGTCTTCCGTGGAGTCGATAATTGAAAAGAGGAAACACTGCGAGACGTACAAGTAGAGGGAAGCGAGTAAAGGTCACTCGAGGGGCGACTCGACAAGTCTCTCCGTATCCTTATGCAGCAGCTGTGTCGTACAGTTAGCCGGCCGATCTACCCTGGAGGCATCGTGCTAGCGGCTTCAGGGTGCGTACACCTGAAGACGCACGACCGTATGTGAAATGCGAAAGGGCATTGCCAGTGTGGCACTGTATAAAACAGTATCACTGAAAACCAACTTCTCACGCAGCGTAGCCTCCCTTACTCCTTGCGATGACATGTGCGCAGACAAGGATCCCCGAGCCCGGTCTCCCGCCCCCTGGCGCGAGGAGTGCGTGGCACCGACACAGACTCAAACCGACATGCACTACGTATCCAGGTCCTTGAGTCTTATGCAGCCTCTTGGTTCGACGCACTGTCTCCACGCTAATCATCTAACAGAAAATGCGGTGAGCAAGTCACCGCTGTCCTGTGGATCCTAGCCACCATCGCTCGAAGCTATCGAGGCGTGCCCAACGGAGTCAGTAGGCTCTCCCTCTGGAGCACCTTCTTCGTTGGCGGAGTGTGCTTTACTTCGAtcgagaagaagctgccCCCCCGCAGCTAAGGCACGCTTCACGTCTTCTCTGATCTGTCGAAATTCATCGCTTCTCACGGCTTGCAACGGGAGCAACCGACTTTCCGGCGACATATCCAGGAACCGTCGAACGAGGGTCTGGACTTGCAAAGGAGGTCCGGTGGTACACTGTTCGAAACGTACTTCGCCCCTGATGTCCTCATTCTGTGAGGGACGCACGCTACACCAAAGCCGGTAGATCGCAATCCCAAGCTGCCAAGCATCGATTGCGAAGGAATACACGATAGGCTGCGCCAACCGTGGCCGCTCTGGAGGAATGTAGCCCTCTGTGCACGGTAACTCCCCAAAGTATGAAACTGGTTGGCATGTGCCGAAGTCGCccaggaggacgcggccgtCTCGCATAACGACAAAGTTGGACAGCTTGACATCAGCATGTACCATACCTCGGCGATGCATATTTGCTACCACCTTTATGATTGCCCAGGTCACATGAAGCCGCGCCATCTGTGCGACGTCACTAGTCCAAAGCTGTGGGAAGCGGACGAGCAATTTTGTgaagacacgcgcgaggTCGGTTTCAGCCTTGGGCATCACCATAAAGAGGTTCGGTATCCAAATGTTGGAGTCGTCATACTCTAGAGCCGAAGGACGTCGTACAACGCTCACGACGTCGCTTGGAACCATTAGCCGTAAACGCCTCCGAGCGTCACTGGATGACTTGACGTTTTTCAGCGCTCTGTAAAAGAAGGCTTCCCTCCTGAGTTCCAGAAGCCTCTGTTTCGTCGGCTTCTCATAATCAATCGCAATTTTCAAGACAACTTCTTCCTGTCTCTCCACATCTCTTGCCAGGTACACAACACCAAATCCGCCTCGGCCAAGCAAACGGCCTCTTTTCAAAGTCCTGTGTAACCCTGTAAATTCTGAGACGACTTTGACGGCTTCATTATTCGGCCAAAACGACCCTGAcacggcttcttcttcccatGGGCTtccctgcgtctcttcggGAGATATTGTGGTGACTCGTGACAGTTCTTGGATGAGGTGGGCGACAAAAACGTCGCCTAATTCCTGTCTCCGAAAATCTAGCATATATTGACGTTCTGACAACCATCTCCCAAGTCGCGTCCTCGCGACAGGAAGACCTGAAAGAATGGCCCGCTGGGCAGGCCCTGTGGCAGGCGCGTGTTCGGTCACTCCTGGGACAGACGAGCGGCGGTCTGAGCCTCGAGTCGTGTGACGCGTTGAGGCGGATACGTTTGCTCCACTTCCTTCCCTCGGTCCCCCGCGCCTCCATGGAGAACGGCTCCACAAGCCTCGCCACCGCCTGAGGGGGCATTGCGTGCTGCAGCGTTGCCGGCAGCCTGTTGCAACCAGGAGGAGGCTCTAGGCGACTCGTGACTAGAGCTGTCCGACTCGAACGTAGGTTTGCCTTTGTGGTCCGGGCACGGTCCCCTTTCAATGAGCGAGGCATGTCTAGAGCAAGGGCCCCCTTTTTTACTCGGTCGGGTGTGAGGATTCACAGAGTATGCCCTCCTCCGTGCTTGACAGTGAGAAAAGACAAACACGGCAACTAGCCATCCGACAAACACGTGCAACCTGAGAGCACCAACGAACTGCATTGCGGCCGCCAACGATGGACATGATATACGGGTCAGCCCAGCAGTTCATCCAAAAACGGGGGTGTCGACCGCGACGGGCTGCTTGTCTTGGGCAAGCGGGACGTTGATTCAAAAAttctctcctgcgccgcagagcgccgcctgcgcccgggAATGGTACTATGTTGGCCAGACAGCTGTGCAGAACTCAACCACTACAGTAGGGAGCCCTGCCGGCCGTGCCGGGCGGGTACCGCAAGCGAATACACAAGGACGCGCATACGCATGAGGACGTCATGTCGTCAATCGTAAGAGAAGAGCCAGTGATACTGCCAGCCTCCACGGATTCTGAATACCAGGCGGAGGTGCCAATTCATGCACAGTGCACTACCCACCAGAGGGTGCCTTGTGCTAAGCTAGCCACGTTTGCGCTAGTAGACGTCGGCTCCTTAGAATCTGCTGCAGGGGCCGTCGCATAGGGGAAGgaagcggcgggcggcaTCTCGGCCCCGTCTTTCCGGAGCAATGAGGAGGCGCTCATTCAGTGAAAAAGTgggcagcgacgcaggcgcctaTACACCGACAGACTCAAAGTCATCA contains:
- a CDS encoding rhoptry protein ROP18 (encoded by transcript BESB_003440): MLDFRRQELGDVFVAHLIQELSRVTTISPEETQGSPWEEEAVSGSFWPNNEAVKVVSEFTGLHRTLKRGRLLGRGGFGVVYLARDVERQEEVVLKIAIDYEKPTKQRLLELRREAFFYRALKNVKSSSDARRRLRLMVPSDVVSVVRRPSALEYDDSNIWIPNLFMVMPKAETDLARVFTKLLVRFPQLWTSDVAQMARLHVTWAIIKVVANMHRRGMVHADVKLSNFVVMRDGRVLLGDFGTCQPVSYFGELPCTEGYIPPERPRLAQPIVYSFAIDAWQLGIAIYRLWCSVRPSQNEDIRGEVRFEQCTTGPPLQVQTLVRRFLDMSPESRLLPLQAVRSDEFRQIREDVKRALAAGGQLLLDRSKAHSANEEGAPEGEPTDSVGHASIASSDGG